The genomic DNA GCGAGGGCCGGCGCCCGGGGGGCGGCGGCCTGGGGGAGGACCTCGGGAGCGAGCGCGACGAGCGCGGCCACGGCGGCCGCCGCGCGCAGGGGGGTGGGGCGCATGGCGGTACTCCAGGTGGACGGGTGGAACTCTTCCCCGAAACTCCCCGCACCTCCCGGGCCAGCGGACGCCCGCCGGCCCCCTACGCGCCCGGCGGCTCCTCGTTGACGCGCCGCCAGCCGAAGACGAACGCCACCGCCACCAGGGCGATGAGGAGCACCCCGTAAGCCGCCGCCCCGCCGAAGTCGAAGGCGCGCAGCTGCGCCAGCATCTCCACCGAGATGGGGCGGGTGCGGTGCGTGTACAGCAGGATGGAGGCGACGAACTCCCCCAGCGCGGTCACCCAGGCGAGGAGCGCCCCCGCCGCGAGCCCGGGGAGCACCAGCGGGAGCACCACCCGCCGCAGCGTCCGGGTGCGCCCGGCCCCGAGCGAGGCCGCGGCCTCCTCCAGCGCCGGGTCGAGCTGCCGGAAGGAGGTGAGCGCCGCGCGCGTCACCAGGGGGACGTTGCGGATGAAGTACGCCAGCGGGAGGATGGCGAAGGTCCCCACCAGCACGAAGCGCCCGGCCAGCGGCTCGCTTACGCTGAAGGTGGAGGCCAGCGCGATGGCGAGCACCGTCCCCGGGAGCGCCCAGGGGAGGATGACCAGCGCGTCCACCACCCGCCGCCCCGGGAAGCGGCGCCGCGCCAGCAGGTACCCCGCCGCGAAGGCGAACACCACGTTCGCGATGGTGGCCACCGTCGCCATCCGAAGCGAGTTCAGCACCGGGACCAGCCGCTCCGGCCGGGTGAAGAGGGTGCGGTAGCTCTCCGCCGAGTACACCGGGGGGAGGATCTCCGTGGTCCAGCTCCCCTCGGGGACGAAGGACACCAGCAGCACCGTGGCGTGCGGAAGGAGGAGCAGGCCCACGCCCAGGAACGCCACTACTGAGAGGAGGACCGCCCCCCGCCCGCCGCGCGTCCGGGCCGCCGCGCCGGAGCCCTTGGAGGCGCCGGTGTACTGCCGCGACCCTTCGTACCGCTGCAGCACGAGCAGGAAGAGCAGCGAGGTCAGCGCGAGCACGGTGGCCTCGACCGCCACCAGCCCCTCCTCGCCGTTCAGCTTGCTGGCGTAGAGCTGCGTGGTGAGCACCCGGAACCCGCCGCCGAACACGTACGGCGCGCTGAACGACGCCATGCTGGTCATGAAGACCAGGAGCGCCGCCCCGCCGAGCGCGGGCGCCAGGAGGGGGAGCGTGACCCGGCGGAGCGTGGTCCAGCGCCCGGCCCCCAGCGCCGCCGCGGCCTCCGGGTACGAGGCGTCCAGCCGCGCCAGCCCCGCCGCGGTGAACAGGTAGAAGTACACGTACATGGTGTAGGCGTGCACCAGCAGGATGGCCCACGCCCCGGTGAGCCGCCAGGGCGGCTCGGCCATGCCGAACAGCAGCTGGACCCCCCGCGTCAGGAACCCGCTCTCGCCGTACAGGAAGAGGAAGGAGATGGTTCCCACCAGCGGTGGGAGGAGCACGGGGAGGGCCGCCAGGCCGCCGAGGATGCGGCGCCCCGGGAAGTGGTACCGCGAGAAGAGGAAGGCGAGCGGCACCCCCACCATCGCAGAGAGGAGCACGCTGAGCACCGAGATCCACACGCTGGCCCAGAGGGCGCCCACTTCCGTGCCGCTCCCCCAGAATCGCCGCCAGTGCTCCAGGGTGAGCCGCCCGCCCTCCGCGAAGCTGTCCCGCACCACGAACAGGTTGGGGTACAGCACGAGCCAGACGAGGATCAGGGCCACGGGGAGCGCCAGCAGGAGCGTGCCCCGCCCGGGGCCGTGGGCGCGCTCAGCCACCGCGCAGGCTGCGGATCGCCGCCAGCTCCCCGAGCAGCTCCGCCCCCTGGATCCCCTCCCCGTCCTCCGGGGCGAGGTCGCCGAGGCGCACCGGCGCCGCGCCGCTCACCCGTCCTCCGCGGGGAAGGCGATGGGGAGGGCGTCGTCGTGCGGGCGGAAGTACACCGTCTCTCCCATCTGCGCGTCGGCGCCGCCGCCCTGCACCGTGACCTCGGTGCGCCCGGAGCGCAGGCGGTAGAAGGTGGCCGAGCCGGCGAAGCGCCGCTCGGCCACCGTGCCCTCCATCTCGCGCCCGCCGCGCCCGCCCCCGGAGTCCAGCCGCATGCGCAGCGACTCCGGGCGCACCATGACCCGCACCGCGTCGCCCGCCTCGAGCCCCGCCTCCGCCGGGATGCGCGCGTCCCACCGCTCCCCGCCGGGGAAGAGGCAGACCGCCGTCCCCTCGCGCCTCGACTCCACCCGCGCGGGGAGGAAGGAGGCGCGCCCCAGGAAGGCCGCCACGAACGGGTTGGCCGGGCGCGCGTAGAGCGCCTCCGGCGTCCCCACCTGCTGCAGCCGCCCCCGCTCCAGGAGCGCGATGCGGTCGGAGAGGGCGAAGGCCTCCTCCTGGTCGTGCGTGACGAACACCGCCGTGATCCCCAGCTCCTTGAGGAGCGTCCGCAGCTCCGAGCGGGTCCGCTCCCGGAGCGCGGCGTCCAGGTTGGAGAGCGGCTCGTCCAGGAGGAGGAGCCGCGGCTCGGGCGCCATGGCCCGGGCGAGCGCCACCCGCTGCTGCTGCCCGCCGGAGAGCTCCTGCACGCGCCGCTTCCCGTAGCCGCCCAGCTCCACCCGCTCCAGCGCGCGCTCCACGCGCGCGGGGACCTCCGCCCGCGGCGCGCCCTGCGCCTGCAGCCCGAACGCCACGTTCTCCGCCACGTCCATGTGCGGGAAGAGCGCGTAGTTCTGGAACACCATCCCCACCCCGCGCCGCTGCGGCGGGAGCGACGTGACGTCGCGCCCCTCCAGCACGATCCGCCCGGAGGTGGGGGTCTCGAACCCCGCGATCATCCGCAGCGTGGTGGTCTTTCCGCAGCCGCTGGGCCCCAGCAGCGTCAGGAACTCCCCCGGCGCCACCTCCAGCGACACGCCGTCCACCGCGACGACGCTGCCGAAGCGCCGGGTGAGCTCAGCGAGCCGGAGCATCGCGGAGTGCGAGAGCGCGGGAGTGCGACGGCGCGAGAATGGGTGGGGGCGCCTTCATCGCGCGCCCTTGCCGCGAACGTGCTCGTCCCAGTACCGCATCCACGCCGGGCCCTTCTCCTGGAGGCGGTCCCAGTCCATCGGCTCGGGGACGATCTGCTCTCTCGCGCGGCGCAGCCCCTCGGGGAGCGAGTCCGCGGGCACGTCGCCGCGGGCCGGGAGCCGGTGGAACTCGCG from Longimicrobiaceae bacterium includes the following:
- a CDS encoding iron ABC transporter permease; protein product: MAERAHGPGRGTLLLALPVALILVWLVLYPNLFVVRDSFAEGGRLTLEHWRRFWGSGTEVGALWASVWISVLSVLLSAMVGVPLAFLFSRYHFPGRRILGGLAALPVLLPPLVGTISFLFLYGESGFLTRGVQLLFGMAEPPWRLTGAWAILLVHAYTMYVYFYLFTAAGLARLDASYPEAAAALGAGRWTTLRRVTLPLLAPALGGAALLVFMTSMASFSAPYVFGGGFRVLTTQLYASKLNGEEGLVAVEATVLALTSLLFLLVLQRYEGSRQYTGASKGSGAAARTRGGRGAVLLSVVAFLGVGLLLLPHATVLLVSFVPEGSWTTEILPPVYSAESYRTLFTRPERLVPVLNSLRMATVATIANVVFAFAAGYLLARRRFPGRRVVDALVILPWALPGTVLAIALASTFSVSEPLAGRFVLVGTFAILPLAYFIRNVPLVTRAALTSFRQLDPALEEAAASLGAGRTRTLRRVVLPLVLPGLAAGALLAWVTALGEFVASILLYTHRTRPISVEMLAQLRAFDFGGAAAYGVLLIALVAVAFVFGWRRVNEEPPGA
- a CDS encoding ABC transporter ATP-binding protein, which produces MLRLAELTRRFGSVVAVDGVSLEVAPGEFLTLLGPSGCGKTTTLRMIAGFETPTSGRIVLEGRDVTSLPPQRRGVGMVFQNYALFPHMDVAENVAFGLQAQGAPRAEVPARVERALERVELGGYGKRRVQELSGGQQQRVALARAMAPEPRLLLLDEPLSNLDAALRERTRSELRTLLKELGITAVFVTHDQEEAFALSDRIALLERGRLQQVGTPEALYARPANPFVAAFLGRASFLPARVESRREGTAVCLFPGGERWDARIPAEAGLEAGDAVRVMVRPESLRMRLDSGGGRGGREMEGTVAERRFAGSATFYRLRSGRTEVTVQGGGADAQMGETVYFRPHDDALPIAFPAEDG